A stretch of the Chitiniphilus purpureus genome encodes the following:
- a CDS encoding type VI secretion system Vgr family protein: protein MDLATLLSSFASAFTQDQRLVTLQLGDGAHWGGTLLPHSATGSEALSQPYRYRVECLSPSVDLELKSLLGLPAQLGILTADGGELVRGGVITRAEALPADGGFARYALTIEPPLALLAHRRTSRVFQDRTVPDLVRAVLDEHLAGNPVFAAGFAVRFELRETYPLRSYCLQYRETDLAFVSRLLAEEGLAYRFDHAAGDTPKVTLVVFDDPYALPQAQQGSVRFHRADATETEDSLTGWTSARQLGTAQVALASFDYRPVATLQAQDGTGIDQGDGGAQAERTLADYDAQTLYYASDDDALARYARLRQQALDAHKKGFAGSGTLRSLRVGEWFQLRDHPHHDADAPEQREFVATRLTFRARNNLPGGLLAQLGESAGEAAPFQVDFDAQRRGIPLPPLYSHTEHARPTAPGVQTATVVGPAGQEVHTDPYGRIKVQLHWQRRPEHPDFGANQDERSSCWLRVAYPSAGAQWGHQFIPRIGQEVLVDFVEGDIDRPLVVGTLYNGSHLPPTFSGAGSLPANHTLSGIKSQEFGTTRYNELLFDDTQGELRLKLSSEHGKTQLNQGYLAHPRRDGKAEPRGDGFELRTDHAGALRAAHGLLLSTEAQPGAAGQQLDRAQAQAQLEAAQQLAQTLSDTAQHQLADPAEIGPDTVDVEGEKQAKTQHGHLDHLNEALKAWEAGSNTDEQGKTAKEQPGQQPILLASAPAGIALTTAHALVLNSGQNLDTLSQRDTQQSTARRWIHNVGSRISLFVQGVVDKVNLKLITAKGHAQLQAQSGDVEIVGDQNVRIHANKEKLELVAQEELLLTCGGAYIRLKGGNIEIHAPGSQSLKAASYSLAGPTSIAVKNTTPQGKLCAAQNQVAVAQGGATVPVGN, encoded by the coding sequence ATGGACCTCGCCACCCTGCTGTCCTCGTTCGCCAGCGCCTTTACGCAGGACCAGCGGCTGGTCACGCTGCAGCTGGGCGACGGGGCGCATTGGGGCGGGACGCTGCTGCCGCACAGCGCCACGGGCAGCGAGGCGCTGTCCCAGCCTTACCGCTACCGCGTTGAATGCCTGTCGCCGTCGGTCGATCTGGAACTCAAATCCCTGCTCGGCCTGCCCGCCCAGCTCGGCATCCTGACCGCCGACGGCGGTGAGCTGGTGCGCGGTGGCGTCATCACCCGCGCCGAGGCGCTGCCCGCCGACGGCGGCTTCGCCCGCTATGCGCTGACCATCGAACCCCCGCTCGCGCTGCTGGCCCACCGTCGTACCAGCCGGGTGTTCCAGGACCGCACCGTCCCCGACCTCGTCCGCGCCGTGCTCGATGAACACCTGGCCGGCAACCCGGTGTTCGCCGCCGGCTTTGCCGTGCGCTTCGAACTGCGCGAGACCTACCCGCTGCGCTCCTATTGCCTGCAGTACCGCGAGACCGATCTCGCCTTCGTCAGCCGGCTGCTGGCCGAGGAAGGGCTGGCCTATCGCTTCGACCACGCCGCCGGTGACACGCCCAAGGTGACGCTGGTGGTGTTCGACGACCCCTATGCGCTGCCGCAGGCCCAGCAGGGCAGCGTGCGCTTCCATCGCGCCGATGCCACCGAGACCGAGGACAGCCTCACCGGCTGGACCAGCGCCCGCCAGCTGGGCACCGCCCAGGTGGCGCTGGCCAGCTTCGACTACCGGCCGGTGGCGACGCTGCAGGCCCAGGACGGCACGGGGATCGACCAGGGCGACGGTGGCGCGCAGGCCGAGCGCACCTTGGCGGACTACGACGCGCAGACGCTGTACTACGCCAGCGACGACGACGCGCTGGCCCGCTATGCCCGGCTGCGCCAGCAGGCGCTGGATGCGCACAAAAAGGGCTTTGCCGGCAGCGGCACACTGCGCAGCCTGCGGGTGGGCGAATGGTTCCAGCTGCGCGACCACCCACACCACGACGCCGACGCGCCCGAGCAGCGCGAGTTCGTCGCCACCCGGCTCACCTTCCGCGCCCGCAACAACCTGCCGGGCGGATTGCTGGCCCAGTTGGGCGAATCCGCTGGGGAGGCCGCGCCGTTCCAGGTCGACTTCGACGCCCAGCGCCGCGGCATCCCGCTGCCGCCTTTATACAGCCACACCGAGCATGCCAGGCCCACCGCCCCCGGCGTGCAGACCGCCACCGTGGTCGGCCCGGCCGGCCAGGAAGTGCATACCGACCCCTACGGCCGGATCAAGGTGCAGCTGCACTGGCAGCGCCGCCCGGAACACCCGGACTTCGGCGCCAACCAGGACGAGCGTTCCAGCTGCTGGCTCCGCGTCGCCTACCCCAGCGCCGGGGCGCAGTGGGGCCACCAGTTCATCCCGCGCATCGGCCAGGAAGTGCTGGTGGACTTCGTGGAGGGCGACATCGACCGGCCGCTGGTGGTCGGCACCCTCTACAACGGCAGCCACCTGCCGCCCACCTTCTCCGGCGCCGGCAGCCTGCCGGCCAACCACACCCTGTCCGGCATCAAGAGCCAGGAGTTCGGCACCACCCGCTACAACGAGCTGCTGTTCGACGACACCCAGGGCGAGCTGCGCCTCAAGCTCTCGTCCGAACACGGCAAGACCCAGCTCAACCAGGGCTACCTCGCCCACCCGCGCCGTGATGGCAAGGCTGAACCCCGTGGCGACGGCTTCGAACTGCGCACCGACCACGCCGGTGCCCTGCGCGCCGCGCACGGGCTGCTGCTCAGCACCGAAGCCCAGCCCGGCGCCGCCGGCCAGCAACTGGACCGGGCGCAGGCCCAGGCGCAGCTTGAAGCCGCGCAACAACTGGCACAGACCCTCAGCGACACCGCGCAACACCAACTGGCCGACCCGGCTGAGATCGGCCCGGACACGGTGGATGTTGAAGGCGAAAAGCAAGCCAAGACCCAGCACGGCCACCTGGATCACCTGAACGAAGCGCTCAAGGCCTGGGAAGCCGGTTCCAACACCGACGAACAAGGCAAGACCGCGAAGGAGCAACCTGGCCAGCAACCCATCCTGCTCGCCAGCGCCCCGGCCGGCATCGCGCTGACCACTGCCCACGCCCTGGTGCTGAACAGCGGGCAGAACCTGGACACCCTCAGCCAGCGCGACACCCAGCAGAGCACCGCCCGCCGTTGGATTCACAACGTCGGCAGCCGGATCAGCCTGTTCGTGCAGGGGGTGGTGGACAAGGTGAATCTCAAATTGATCACCGCGAAGGGCCATGCGCAGCTGCAGGCGCAGAGTGGCGATGTGGAGATCGTCGGCGACCAGAATGTGCGCATCCATGCCAACAAGGAAAAGCTGGAACTGGTGGCGCAGGAAGAGTTGCTGCTGACCTGCGGCGGGGCATATATCCGGCTCAAGGGCGGCAACATCGAGATCCACGCACCGGGCAGCCAGAGCCTGAAGGCGGCGAGCTACAGCCTGGCGGGGCCGACCAGCATCGCGGTCAAGAACACCACGCCGCAGGGCAAGCTTTGCGCAGCGCAGAATCAAGTAGCGGTGGCTCAGGGCGGGGCGACCGTTCCGGTCGGGAACTGA